TGGTACGCATTGTCTCGTCCTTGAACGGCCACGACGCCGCCACTCTCGGCCCCCGCCTCCGCCGACGGACGATCGGAGCTGATCCGGGGCGTCGGCATGCTCGCGTGTCCGAGACCCCTGTTCTCGCAGGGCCGGCCGCCGGATCCGGTGACTGGCTGCGACCTCTACTCTGGTCAGCCAGGATGCGAGGACGGGCGGTGAGAGGGTTGGCGGACCTGTGGCGATCCGACCGCGCCGTCCGGCTGGCGCCAGTCGGCGCGGTCACCTGCAGCGCCCTGCTGCCGCTGGTGCAAGTCGGGCTGGCGTTCAGCTATGTGGGAAACGGCGTCGGCACCGGGCTGTGGAGCATCGCGGCGACCGCGGCCTACCTTCCGCTGCACCTGCGCCACATCTGGTACGCGGCGCGGGCGCGCCGGACGCCGCTCGGCGGTTGGCCGCTGGCGGTGATGGCCGTGGTCATCCTCGGGGCCACCCCACTGGCCGGGAACATGTGGCCGCGGGCGTACACGGCCCTGGTGGTGTCGTCCCTGCTGATCCTGCCCGCGCCGTGGTCATACCTGGGATGCGTGGCGCTGGTGGCCGCGGCGGCGCCGGTGGCCCACGCGCTCGGGCTGTCGTGGGCGGCCGCGCCGTGGCTGACGTTCTCGGTGCTGTGCGGCAGCGTGGCGCTGCTGATGCTGGTATGGCTGGCCGCGGCGTTGACCCGGTTGCAGACGGCCAGGGAGGCGCTGGCTCAGCGGGCCGTCATGCAGGAGCGGCGCAGGATCGACGACGACCTGCGCCACAGCCTCGGCAGCGCGCTGGAGTCGATCGCGGCGCGTGGCGACCGGGCGGCGACCAAGGCCGCAGGGGGCGAGCCGGCGGACGCGGCGCAGGAGCTCACCTGGCTCGCCGACGCTTCCCGGCGTACGCTGGCCGAGGCCAGGCGGCGGGTACGCGGCTACCGGCAGCCGTCGCTGCGCACCGAACTGGAGACCGCCGCCGCCCTGCTGACCGCGGCGGGCATCGTCACCCGCCTGGACCTGCCTCGCGCCGGCATCCCGGACACCATCGCCCCGCAGCAGCGAGGTGCGCTGCGCGCGACGGTCACCCGCCTGCTGCGTGAGGGGCACACCCGCGCCTGCACGATCACGGCGACCGACCTGGACGGCCGGGTACTGCTGGAGGTGCGCGCCGACGGCACCGTCGAGACGATCGAGGTGCCGGCATGACCCTCTCGATTCCGCCGCGATGGGTGCTGCGGCACCCGCACTGGCCCCTGATCGCCCTGCACGTGCCGCTGGCGGTACAGGTGCCGGTGTACACCAGCCTCGGCACGGACGGTTCGCCACCTTCCGACCCGCTGCCCGCGATCCTGGCCGCCGCCGCGATCCTCGGGCTTCAGCTACGGCACAGCCTGGCCGCCGCCCGGGGTGAGCGACCCGCGGGATGGCGCTGGAGCTTCGCGGCGCTCCTGCTGCTCACCTACGCGCCGCTCTGGGTGCTGAACGTGAACTGGATCGCCATCTGCATTCTCCTTCTGGCCTCGACGGTGATGTTGCTGCGCGGCCGGACGATGTGGGCGCTGGCCGCCGCACAGCTGGCGGTCTACGTGGTCTTCCAGGTGATCGCGACCGTACGGACACCGGGCTTCAGCGTCTGGCAGGTCGTCATCCTGGCTCTGTACGCCGTGGTCGTGCCCAGTCTGTTCGCCGCGGCCCTGGTCGGCGGCGCCCGGCTGGTCCGGCTGCTGAACGAGCTGGAGGCCGCCCGTACCGAACTGGCCGCCACGGCCGTCGGCGAGGAGCGGATCCGGGTCTCGCGTGACCTGCACGACCTGCTCGGCCAGAGCCTGTCGGCGATCTCCCTCAAGGGCGATCTGGCCCTGCGGCTGCTCACCAGGGACGCCACCGCCGCCCGCGCCGAGATCGAGAGCCTGACCGGCGTGGCCCGCGACGCGTTGCACGACGTACGGGCGATCACCCGCGACCAGCACACCGTGTCGCTGCGTACGGAGATCGACGGGGCCGCGGCGCTGCTCGGCGCCGCAGGGGTGGACACCCGGCTCGACGTGGCCGACCTGCCGCCGCTGCCCGCGTCCGCGCAGAGCGCCCTGGCCTGGGCCATCAGAGAGGGCACCACGAACCTGCTGCGCCACAGCGA
The Nonomuraea helvata genome window above contains:
- a CDS encoding sensor histidine kinase; the protein is MTLSIPPRWVLRHPHWPLIALHVPLAVQVPVYTSLGTDGSPPSDPLPAILAAAAILGLQLRHSLAAARGERPAGWRWSFAALLLLTYAPLWVLNVNWIAICILLLASTVMLLRGRTMWALAAAQLAVYVVFQVIATVRTPGFSVWQVVILALYAVVVPSLFAAALVGGARLVRLLNELEAARTELAATAVGEERIRVSRDLHDLLGQSLSAISLKGDLALRLLTRDATAARAEIESLTGVARDALHDVRAITRDQHTVSLRTEIDGAAALLGAAGVDTRLDVADLPPLPASAQSALAWAIREGTTNLLRHSDAGSCTITLSRQRGRIRLDIVNDGVRSVAGHALSDGPRDGLSDGPRNGKQHGSGLAGVAERAKAASGSSDAGVHDGRFRLSVEVPEEVA